Proteins encoded together in one Nocardioides marinisabuli window:
- a CDS encoding ArsR/SmtB family transcription factor — protein MTMMSAGPCASLGSAAALFHGFSDPSRLAILRRLAQGEQRVTDLVAHLGLAQSTVSQHLACLRGCGLVDSRPQGRASVWSLAHGAELDDLWVAAERLLAATGEAVALCPSSAPAAATGVDR, from the coding sequence ATGACGATGATGAGCGCGGGTCCGTGCGCGTCGCTCGGCTCCGCCGCCGCCCTCTTCCACGGCTTCTCCGACCCCTCCCGCCTCGCCATCCTGCGCCGGCTGGCGCAGGGCGAGCAGCGGGTCACCGACCTGGTCGCCCACCTGGGCCTGGCGCAGTCCACTGTCTCGCAGCACCTGGCCTGCCTGCGCGGCTGCGGGCTCGTCGACTCGCGACCCCAGGGGCGGGCCTCGGTGTGGTCCCTGGCCCACGGCGCGGAGCTCGACGACCTGTGGGTCGCCGCTGAGCGCCTCTTGGCCGCCACCGGCGAGGCGGTCGCGCTGTGCCCGAGCTCGGCCCCCGCCGCCGCCACGGGGGTCGACCGGTGA
- a CDS encoding cation diffusion facilitator family transporter, with protein sequence MSATRHATILGAEERARLGRRAQQLAAVSVVYNCVEAVVAIAAGMVAGSVALVGFGLDSLVEVSSGLIILWQFRHALPESRERVALRLMAISFFALAGYVAWESLRALVGSHEPDTSTVGIVLASLSLAVMPFLSWAQRRTGRALGSGAVVADSTQTLLCTYLSAVLLVGLVLNATLGWSWADPVAGLVIAAVAVREGLEAWRGEACGCAPAPGEPGCS encoded by the coding sequence GTGAGCGCCACCCGGCATGCGACGATCCTGGGCGCCGAGGAGCGGGCGCGCCTGGGCCGCCGCGCCCAGCAGCTGGCGGCGGTCTCGGTGGTCTACAACTGCGTCGAGGCGGTCGTGGCGATCGCCGCAGGGATGGTGGCCGGCTCCGTGGCCCTGGTCGGCTTCGGCCTCGACTCCCTCGTCGAGGTGTCGTCGGGGCTGATCATCCTGTGGCAGTTCCGCCACGCCCTGCCCGAGTCGCGCGAGCGGGTGGCGCTGCGGCTGATGGCGATCTCCTTCTTCGCGCTCGCCGGCTACGTGGCGTGGGAGTCGCTGCGCGCCCTGGTCGGCTCCCACGAGCCGGACACCTCGACGGTCGGCATCGTGCTGGCGTCGCTGTCACTGGCCGTGATGCCGTTCCTGTCGTGGGCGCAGCGGCGTACCGGCCGGGCGCTCGGCTCGGGCGCCGTCGTGGCCGACTCCACCCAGACCCTGCTGTGCACCTACCTGTCGGCGGTGCTGCTGGTCGGGCTGGTCCTCAACGCGACGCTCGGGTGGTCGTGGGCCGACCCGGTCGCGGGCCTGGTCATCGCCGCGGTTGCGGTGCGCGAGGGCCTCGAGGCCTGGCGCGGCGAGGCCTGCGGGTGCGCGCCGGCGCCGGGGGAGCCGGGCTGCTCCTGA
- a CDS encoding Fpg/Nei family DNA glycosylase produces MPELPEVEALALDLGGRLQGRAVTKVHLAQFSALKTFDPPLTALEGVLVDGVTRHGKFLDIDLSGTHLVMHLARAGWVRWRDEVPATPPKPSPRSTIAARIVLDDETGLDVTEAGTRKSLAMYVVRDPLDVPGIASLGPDPLTDDFTRERLGEILQAEGRKQLKGVLRHQGTIAGIGNAYSDEILHAARMSPYKPASSLDDDELTVLYDALRETLGAAVDRSRGLAASELKGEKKTHLAVHGRTGEACPVCGDVVREVSFADSSLQYCPTCQTGGKPLADRRMSKLLK; encoded by the coding sequence GTGCCGGAGCTGCCCGAGGTGGAGGCGCTGGCCCTCGACCTGGGGGGCCGGCTGCAGGGGCGAGCGGTCACGAAGGTGCACCTGGCCCAGTTCAGCGCGCTCAAGACCTTCGACCCGCCCCTGACCGCGCTCGAGGGCGTGCTGGTCGACGGGGTCACCCGGCACGGCAAGTTCCTCGACATCGACCTCTCCGGCACCCACCTGGTGATGCACCTGGCCCGCGCCGGCTGGGTGCGCTGGCGCGACGAGGTGCCCGCGACCCCGCCCAAGCCGAGCCCGAGGTCGACGATCGCGGCCCGCATCGTGCTCGACGACGAGACCGGCCTCGACGTCACCGAGGCCGGGACCCGTAAGAGCCTGGCGATGTACGTCGTGCGCGACCCGCTCGACGTGCCCGGCATCGCCAGCCTGGGCCCCGACCCGCTGACCGACGACTTCACCCGCGAGCGGCTCGGCGAGATCCTGCAGGCCGAGGGCCGCAAGCAGCTCAAGGGGGTGCTGCGCCACCAGGGCACCATCGCCGGCATCGGCAACGCCTACTCCGACGAGATCCTGCACGCGGCGCGGATGTCGCCGTACAAGCCGGCCTCCTCGCTCGACGACGACGAGCTCACCGTCCTTTACGACGCCCTGCGCGAGACCCTCGGCGCCGCCGTCGACCGCTCCCGCGGGCTGGCGGCCAGCGAGCTGAAGGGCGAGAAGAAGACCCACCTCGCGGTGCACGGCCGCACCGGCGAGGCCTGCCCGGTCTGCGGCGACGTCGTGCGCGAGGTCTCCTTCGCCGACTCCAGCCTGCAGTACTGCCCCACCTGCCAGACCGGCGGCAAGCCGCTGGCCGACCGCCGGATGAGCAAGCTGCTGAAGTGA
- a CDS encoding ATP-binding protein: MDPVRNPYAPGAGQRPPELAGRDEQLRAFDVVLERVARGRPERSLVLTGLRGVGKTVLLNALRSAAVRRGWGTGKLEARPEQGLRRPLSSALHQAIRELGHPEQDQVDQVLGVLRAFAQREAGADAKLKDRWSPGIDVPAARGRADSGDIEIDLVELLTDVGGLASDVGKGVGVFIDEMQDLGPADVSALCAACHEISQSGLPVIVVGAGLPHLPAVLSASKSYSERLFSYQRIDRLSRDAADRALCAPAAEEDAEFTDDGLAAMYAATGGYPYFIQAYGKAVWDHAPRSPISADDVAVAAPEAERELAVGFFGSRYERATPGERDYLCAMADAAADRGEDPVGAVATADVAAVLGKKPQSLSPARDALLKKGLIYSGERGRIAFTVPHFGRYLRDHADPA, translated from the coding sequence GTGGACCCCGTGCGCAACCCCTACGCCCCAGGCGCCGGCCAGCGCCCGCCCGAGCTGGCCGGGCGCGACGAGCAGCTGCGCGCCTTCGACGTCGTGCTCGAGCGGGTGGCGCGCGGGCGCCCCGAGCGCTCGCTGGTGCTGACCGGGCTGCGCGGTGTCGGCAAGACGGTGCTGCTCAACGCGCTGCGCTCGGCCGCCGTACGCCGCGGCTGGGGCACCGGCAAGCTCGAGGCGCGCCCCGAGCAGGGGCTGCGCCGCCCGCTCTCCAGCGCGCTGCACCAGGCGATCCGCGAGCTCGGCCACCCCGAGCAGGACCAGGTCGACCAGGTGCTGGGGGTGCTGCGCGCCTTCGCGCAGCGCGAGGCCGGCGCCGACGCCAAGCTCAAGGACCGGTGGAGCCCGGGCATCGACGTACCCGCCGCCCGCGGTCGCGCCGACTCCGGCGACATCGAGATCGACCTCGTCGAGCTGCTCACCGACGTCGGCGGGCTGGCCTCCGACGTCGGCAAGGGCGTGGGCGTCTTCATCGACGAGATGCAGGACCTCGGCCCCGCCGACGTCTCGGCGCTCTGCGCGGCCTGCCACGAGATCAGCCAGTCGGGGCTGCCGGTGATCGTCGTGGGCGCCGGCCTGCCGCACCTGCCGGCGGTGCTCAGCGCCAGCAAGTCCTACTCCGAACGGCTCTTCAGCTACCAGCGCATCGACCGGCTCTCCCGCGACGCCGCCGACCGGGCGCTGTGCGCCCCGGCCGCCGAGGAGGACGCCGAGTTCACCGACGACGGCCTGGCCGCGATGTACGCCGCCACCGGCGGCTACCCCTACTTCATCCAGGCCTACGGCAAGGCGGTCTGGGACCACGCCCCGCGCTCGCCCATCAGCGCCGACGACGTGGCCGTCGCGGCCCCCGAGGCCGAGCGCGAGCTGGCGGTGGGCTTCTTCGGCTCCCGCTACGAGCGCGCCACGCCGGGGGAGCGCGACTACCTCTGCGCGATGGCCGACGCGGCCGCCGACCGGGGCGAGGACCCGGTGGGCGCGGTGGCCACCGCCGACGTCGCCGCCGTGCTCGGCAAGAAGCCCCAGTCGCTCTCGCCCGCCCGCGACGCGCTGCTCAAGAAGGGCCTGATCTACTCCGGCGAGCGCGGCCGGATCGCGTTCACCGTCCCCCACTTCGGCCGCTACCTGCGCGACCACGCCGACCCGGCGTGA
- a CDS encoding glycerophosphodiester phosphodiesterase: MRPQVLAHRGASHDHAEHTLGAYIAALDDGAQGLECDVRLTADGHLVCVHDRDLRRTAATRGTVSTMDLADLSELDFATWKHPWAELDDERPDVDEEHGKVLTLRKLFEVAADYDRRVELAVETKHPTRYGGLVEQRVVELLSDFGWTGPDSPARVMSFSWQALRRVRRRAPDVRVVQLVDQMGAWPLVRRGVGRDWILGPGVQELREHPRTARRIADSGHEIHVWTVNTRADLKLCLELGVSAVISDRPAYVLELLDDLGVH, translated from the coding sequence ATGAGGCCGCAGGTCCTTGCCCACCGCGGCGCCAGCCACGACCACGCCGAGCACACGCTGGGGGCCTACATCGCCGCGCTCGACGACGGCGCCCAGGGGCTCGAGTGCGACGTCCGGCTCACCGCCGACGGCCACCTGGTGTGCGTGCACGACCGCGACCTGCGGCGTACGGCGGCCACCCGCGGCACCGTGTCGACGATGGACCTCGCCGACCTCTCCGAGCTCGACTTCGCCACCTGGAAGCACCCCTGGGCCGAGCTCGACGACGAGCGCCCCGACGTCGACGAGGAGCACGGCAAGGTGCTCACCCTGCGCAAGCTCTTCGAGGTCGCGGCCGACTACGACCGCCGCGTCGAGCTCGCGGTCGAGACCAAGCACCCCACCAGGTACGGCGGCCTGGTCGAGCAGCGCGTCGTCGAGCTGCTCTCCGACTTCGGCTGGACCGGGCCGGACAGCCCGGCCCGGGTGATGAGCTTCTCGTGGCAGGCGCTGCGCCGGGTACGCCGCCGCGCCCCCGACGTGCGGGTGGTCCAGCTCGTCGACCAGATGGGGGCCTGGCCGCTGGTGCGCCGCGGCGTGGGCCGCGACTGGATCCTCGGGCCCGGGGTGCAGGAGCTGCGCGAGCACCCGCGCACCGCCCGGCGGATCGCCGACAGCGGCCACGAGATCCACGTCTGGACCGTCAACACCCGCGCCGACCTCAAGCTGTGCCTGGAGCTGGGGGTCAGCGCGGTGATCAGCGACCGGCCGGCGTACGTGCTCGAGCTGCTCGACGACCTCGGGGTCCACTAG
- a CDS encoding DUF5926 family protein: protein MAKKSRTKARDQRTTDSTPGEVGPRQPCPCGSGKRYKACHGAPGGGADAFVNRPFEGLPSECDIIALRELVPAGTAPLTLASSVEGSDRTVTLCSLLPMAAPAMVRESGEIWLGLQVQHSFGDPARDLGAVLTKALAAAEAGETGVVGLTDAPGQGPRLQDLVTGDSLDVTVHEGFDYWIADVEDKDSMAGALDPANEAAYPTARLTQVEAAYWTNVGTKEHLRWVMPEPEDQLLDALARLHASGKDDIAPGSRLVGMFRAHGLLAPVWDLPVGTGPEALEDPAAQFAADLAAALADESPLTAEERSARNGLANRQVTIR, encoded by the coding sequence ATGGCGAAGAAGTCCCGCACCAAGGCCCGCGACCAGCGCACCACCGACTCCACCCCCGGCGAGGTCGGCCCGCGCCAGCCCTGCCCGTGCGGGTCGGGCAAGCGCTACAAGGCCTGCCACGGCGCCCCCGGCGGCGGCGCCGACGCGTTCGTGAACCGTCCCTTCGAGGGCCTGCCCTCCGAGTGCGACATCATCGCGCTGCGCGAGCTGGTGCCGGCCGGCACTGCCCCGCTCACCCTCGCGTCCTCGGTCGAGGGCTCCGACCGCACCGTCACCCTGTGCTCGCTGCTGCCGATGGCGGCGCCGGCGATGGTGCGCGAGAGCGGCGAGATCTGGCTGGGCCTGCAGGTCCAGCACTCCTTCGGCGACCCCGCCCGCGACCTCGGCGCGGTGCTGACCAAGGCGCTCGCGGCCGCGGAAGCCGGCGAGACCGGCGTGGTGGGTCTCACCGACGCCCCCGGCCAGGGCCCGCGCCTGCAGGACCTGGTCACCGGCGACTCGCTCGACGTCACCGTGCACGAGGGCTTCGACTACTGGATCGCCGACGTCGAGGACAAGGACTCGATGGCCGGTGCCCTCGACCCGGCCAACGAGGCGGCCTACCCGACCGCCCGCCTGACCCAGGTCGAGGCGGCGTACTGGACCAACGTCGGCACCAAGGAGCACCTGCGCTGGGTGATGCCCGAGCCCGAGGACCAGCTCCTCGACGCGCTGGCCCGGCTGCACGCCTCCGGCAAGGACGACATCGCCCCCGGCTCGCGCCTGGTCGGCATGTTCCGCGCCCACGGCCTGCTGGCGCCGGTCTGGGACCTGCCGGTCGGCACCGGCCCGGAGGCCCTCGAGGACCCGGCCGCGCAGTTCGCCGCCGACCTGGCCGCCGCGCTGGCCGACGAGTCGCCGCTCACCGCCGAGGAGCGCTCGGCCCGCAACGGCCTGGCCAACCGCCAGGTCACCATCCGCTGA